In Primulina huaijiensis isolate GDHJ02 chromosome 4, ASM1229523v2, whole genome shotgun sequence, a genomic segment contains:
- the LOC140975907 gene encoding uncharacterized protein, which translates to MFICGSASFSHQDEDDRVISSYPAPKKTTKKSLSFCRIGKNYTTKNPYANRGLDKFYALLSELDEKRQMIYARMGSEAISFVQFVYSNDSDKIKPIVVRVKERKEEANPTNLAKKPVITTVNNPVGIRRSHSAIGSEKVHQEKINQVPDEKQTQKKKSCLTCSESFKVENLRQPFCSFPMMVVLILVFLAIFGRSFAILCASIGWYLIPGVTGSSPPSRNARRKDFDRKSSEITKNIANKDNNDIGVPTYPTSVINKSAK; encoded by the coding sequence ATGTTCATCTGTGGTAGTGCAAGCTTCAGTCATCAAGATGAAGATGATAGAGTAATCAGTTCGTATCCGGCACCGAAGAAAACGACGAAAAAGAGCTTGAGTTTCTGCAGAATCGGCAAGAATTACACCACGAAGAACCCTTATGCAAACCGAGGATTGGACAAATTCTACGCCCTTTTGTCCGAACTTGACGAGAAGCGACAGATGATCTACGCACGGATGGGTTCCGAAGCGATCTCCTTCGTGCAGTTTGTCTACTCTAACGACTCGGATAAAATAAAGCCGATAGTGGTGAGGGTTaaggaaagaaaagaagaagcTAACCCTACAAACCTCGCCAAGAAACCGGTCATTACTACTGTAAATAATCCGGTCGGAATACGCAGGAGTCATTCCGCGATAGGATCCGAAAAAGTTCATCAAGAGAAGATTAATCAGGTACCCGATGAAAAACAAACGCAGAAGAAAAAGTCATGCCTCACATGTAGCGAGAGTTTTAAGGTTGAAAACTTGAGACAACCTTTTTGCTCTTTCCCAATGATGGTGGTCTTGATTTTGGTCTTTCTGGCTATCTTTGGACGATCTTTCGCGATATTGTGCGCTTCGATCGGATGGTATTTGATCCCTGGAGTCACAGGTTCGTCACCACCCTCAAGAAACGCGAGGAGGAAGGATTTCGATAGGAAATCGAGTGAAATAACGAAGAATATTGCGAATAAGGATAATAATGATATTGGTGTTCCAACTTATCCAACAAGTGTAATCAATAAATCTGCCAAATAA
- the LOC140975885 gene encoding secreted RxLR effector protein 161-like has product MDVKTAFLNGELEEEIYMEQPEGFVVPEQEKKVLEKFSTLNSRPARTPIDLGVHLAKNRGDPISQLEYARIIGSLMFLTNCTRPDLAYSVNKLSRFTILEGYCDANWISDTKDSKSTSGYVFTIGGGAVSWKSSNQTCIARSTMESEFIALDKAGEEAECLRNFLEDIPC; this is encoded by the exons ATGGATGTAAAAACAGCCTTCTTGAATGGGGAACTGGAAGAGGAAATATACATGGAACAACCCGAGGGGTTTGTCGTACCTGAACAAGAAAAAAAG GTACTTGAAAAATTCAGTACCTTAAACAGTCGTCCTGCTAGAACACCTATAGATTTAGGCGTTCATTTAGCAAAGAATCGAGGAGATCCAATCTCACAACTTGAATATGCAAGGATAATTGGTAGTCTAATGTTCTTGACTAACTGCACTCGTCCAGATCTTGCATATTCAGTAAACAAGTTAAGTAGGTTCACAA TTTTAGAAGGATATTGTGATGCTAATTGGATATCTGATACAAAAGACTCCAAGTCCACTAGTGGTTATGTATTCACAATAGGTGGAGGAGCAGTGTCATGGAAATCGTCTAATCAAACATGCATAGCTCGATCTACTATGGAATCTGAGTTCATAGCCTTAGACAAAGCTGGGGAAGAAGCCGAATGTCTGAGAAACTTCCTAGAAGATATTCCTTGCTGA
- the LOC140975908 gene encoding cyclin-D5-1-like, protein MENFQTMCKEGEASVDEEKRDEITSIMEGVEDEEYIQTLLDRELASGGIQVQESRGDWILQGRLSGIHYILEKREFLGLRFQTAYLSAAYLDGFLERKPIAAEKPWTIMLLSMACLSLAAKMEESTVIPLSEFRWKDFNFESRHVVRMELLVLNTLDWRMALVTPLEFIHFFVKKLYGNSPRNVVSRIVELILHATTNEKIMCHKPSVIGASATLVALDSGLTRHDLGLKISPLTSSGVLEIEDCIACYDQIKGLELGNLKPNQEIKSPKSSPSCSYRVEGGDDTNSSANLLYGPNRRSLEFKESDQIDDVPNKNQNQ, encoded by the exons ATGGAAAATTTTCAGACAATGTGTAAAGAAGGTGAAGCTAGCGTGGATGAAGAAAAGAGGGATGAAATTACTTCGATTATGGAAGGTGTCGAAGACGAAGAGTACATACAAACTTTACTTGATAGAGAACTAGCCAGTGGTGGGATCCAAGTGCAAGAATCCAGAGGTGATTGGATTTTACAGGGTCGTTTGAGTGGAATCCACTACATTCTTGAA AAAAGGGAGTTTCTTGGGCTGAGATTCCAGACAGCTTACTTATCAGCCGCTTATCTCGACGGTTTTCTTGAAAGAAAACCCATTGCT GCTGAGAAACCATGGACGATCATGTTGCTCTCAATGGCGTGCCTTTCGCTTGCGGCGAAGATGGAGGAATCCACAGTGATACCATTGTCGGAGTTTCGCTGGAAAGATTTCAATTTCGAGAGCAGACATGTAGTGAGGATGGAACTTTTGGTGTTGAATACATTGGATTGGAGGATGGCATTGGTCACTCCCTTGGAATTCATTCATTTCTTTGTCAAGAAATTGTATGGAAACAGCCCAAGAAATGTGGTTTCAAGAATTGTTGAACTCATTTTACACGCAACAAcaa ACGAAAAAATAATGTGTCACAAGCCTTCTGTGATAGGCGCATCAGCCACTTTGGTTGCATTGGACAGTGGACTGACAAGACACGATTTGGGGCTCAAGATCAGCCCTTTAACTTCAAGTGGTGTTCTTGAAATT GAAGATTGCATTGCTTGCTATGACCAAATAAAGGGATTGGAGTTGGGAAACTTGAAACCGAATCAAGAAATCAAGTCCCCCAAGTCATCACCTAGCTGCTCATACAGAGTTGAAGGTGGTGATGATACAAACTCATCTGCTAATCTCCTCTATGGACCAAACAGGAGAAGCCTTGAATTCAAAGAAAGTGACCAAATCGATGATGTCCCAAACAAGAATCAGAATcagtga